A genomic region of Desulfosarcina ovata subsp. ovata contains the following coding sequences:
- the ftcD gene encoding glutamate formimidoyltransferase — protein sequence MKKIIECVPNFSEGRDEKVIGAIAEAIRNTQGVTLVDVDPGKSTNRTVYTFVGDETAIVEGALAGARVAREMIDMRHHKGEHPRFGAMDVCPFVPVAGVTMQECAEIAKAFAKRAADELKVPFFLYEEASDRDYRKKLPDVRRGEYEGLDEKLKDPKWAPDFGPAEFVPAWGATATGARMFLIAYNVNLLATSNQAHRIALDLREAGRGPRQPGKLKDVKGMGWYMDEYNLAQVTVNLNNYKVTPLHVLFEEVKEKARELNIAVAGSEVVGVVPLASLLMAADYYIEKEGLFIYQEEQKIRLAVERLGLNSVAPFNPKEKIIEYIVAEAPDEPLASLSVREFIQEVAARTSAPGGGSASALMAAMGAGLGAMVAKLTQGVRKFEDREAHMQAAIPVLHDLTQSLIPMIDKDTHAFNEYMDGLRMPKSTEKEKTARKAKMQAGLKTAVQVPLNTMRLGEKAWNALCETAKYGNPASKSDVQVGARALETGIWGAFQNVLINIAGIEDEVFKEKTMAEAKAIETRSREKCAEVLAILEKN from the coding sequence ATGAAGAAAATAATCGAATGCGTTCCCAATTTCAGCGAGGGACGGGACGAGAAAGTGATAGGCGCCATTGCCGAGGCCATCCGGAACACCCAAGGGGTGACCCTTGTGGACGTGGATCCCGGCAAATCCACCAATCGGACTGTTTACACCTTTGTCGGGGATGAAACGGCCATTGTGGAAGGGGCGTTAGCCGGGGCCAGGGTGGCCAGGGAGATGATCGATATGCGCCATCACAAGGGAGAACACCCAAGGTTCGGCGCCATGGATGTCTGCCCGTTCGTTCCCGTGGCGGGCGTTACCATGCAGGAGTGCGCCGAGATTGCCAAGGCCTTTGCCAAAAGAGCGGCGGATGAACTTAAGGTGCCATTCTTCCTGTACGAAGAGGCCTCGGACCGCGATTACCGCAAAAAACTGCCCGACGTGAGAAGGGGAGAATACGAGGGGCTAGATGAGAAGCTCAAGGATCCCAAATGGGCACCGGACTTCGGACCTGCGGAATTCGTTCCCGCCTGGGGCGCGACCGCCACCGGCGCCAGGATGTTTCTCATTGCCTACAACGTCAACCTTCTGGCCACTTCCAACCAGGCCCACCGCATCGCCCTGGATCTTCGGGAGGCGGGCAGGGGACCCCGCCAGCCCGGCAAGCTCAAGGATGTCAAAGGCATGGGATGGTACATGGACGAATACAATCTGGCCCAGGTCACGGTGAATCTCAACAACTACAAGGTCACCCCCCTCCATGTGCTTTTCGAGGAGGTTAAAGAAAAAGCCCGGGAACTCAACATTGCCGTGGCCGGTTCCGAAGTTGTGGGCGTGGTGCCCCTGGCGTCCCTGCTCATGGCCGCGGATTACTACATCGAAAAGGAAGGGCTGTTCATCTACCAGGAGGAGCAGAAGATTCGGCTGGCCGTGGAGCGTTTGGGGCTTAACTCGGTTGCCCCGTTCAATCCCAAGGAGAAGATCATCGAATACATCGTGGCCGAGGCGCCTGACGAGCCTCTGGCCAGCCTGAGCGTGCGGGAATTCATCCAGGAGGTGGCGGCACGCACTTCCGCGCCCGGCGGCGGGTCGGCATCGGCCCTCATGGCGGCCATGGGCGCAGGGCTTGGTGCCATGGTGGCCAAGCTCACCCAGGGGGTCAGGAAATTCGAGGATCGCGAAGCCCACATGCAGGCCGCCATTCCGGTTCTTCACGATCTGACCCAGTCCCTGATTCCCATGATCGACAAGGACACCCATGCCTTCAACGAGTACATGGATGGCTTGCGGATGCCCAAGTCCACGGAAAAGGAAAAAACGGCCCGCAAGGCCAAGATGCAGGCCGGCCTGAAAACGGCGGTCCAGGTGCCCCTGAACACCATGCGCCTGGGGGAGAAGGCCTGGAATGCCCTGTGCGAGACAGCGAAATACGGCAATCCCGCCTCCAAGTCCGATGTGCAGGTCGGGGCAAGGGCCCTTGAAACCGGCATCTGGGGCGCCTTTCAAAACGTGTTGATCAATATCGCGGGCATCGAGGACGAGGTATTCAAGGAAAAAACCATGGCCGAAGCAAAGGCCATCGAAACCCGGTCCAGGGAAAAATGCGCCGAGGTGTTGGCGATTTTGGAAAAAAATTAG
- the hutC gene encoding histidine utilization repressor, translating to MENGGAPYALYQKIKQSIIRDIDSGTLKPDDRVPSETQLAKSFSSSRMTANRALKELTEEKRIVRIQGVGTFVARPKPEAALLEIKSIAEEIRAWGGEHISDVICMKAEVSPSDVSLKLELPLGSEVFHTVMVHRDRKVPVQYSERWVNPAVAPEFLEQDYSVTTPSDYLLEVAPLQEAEHEIEAILPDRTVASFLAIDPGTPCLRLTRRTWALDQVATFSHIISPGDRYTLKGRFQRQ from the coding sequence ATGGAAAACGGTGGCGCGCCCTATGCCCTCTATCAGAAAATAAAACAGAGCATCATCCGCGACATTGACTCCGGAACCCTGAAGCCCGATGACAGGGTTCCGTCCGAAACCCAACTGGCCAAGTCTTTTAGCTCCTCGCGAATGACGGCCAACCGTGCGCTGAAGGAGCTGACCGAGGAAAAACGAATCGTTCGGATTCAGGGTGTGGGCACCTTCGTGGCCCGGCCCAAGCCTGAAGCGGCCCTGCTTGAGATCAAGAGCATCGCAGAGGAAATCCGGGCCTGGGGCGGGGAGCACATTTCGGATGTCATTTGCATGAAAGCCGAGGTTTCCCCTTCCGATGTCAGTTTGAAGCTGGAATTGCCTTTGGGATCGGAAGTGTTCCACACCGTGATGGTGCATCGGGACAGAAAGGTGCCGGTGCAATATTCCGAACGATGGGTCAACCCGGCCGTGGCGCCCGAATTTCTTGAACAAGATTATTCCGTGACCACCCCCAGCGATTATCTGCTGGAAGTGGCCCCGCTGCAGGAGGCGGAGCACGAGATCGAGGCCATTCTTCCGGACCGGACCGTGGCCTCGTTTTTGGCCATCGATCCCGGCACGCCCTGTCTGCGGTTGACCCGTAGAACCTGGGCACTGGATCAGGTGGCCACCTTCAGCCATATTATTTCTCCGGGAGACCGTTATACGCTCAAGGGACGCTTTCAACGGCAGTAA
- the hutI gene encoding imidazolonepropionase: MPDRFPSLCDLLFTHANLATMAAGKYHIKKDAALAVSGKTIAWIGAMANLPEEAASLAKTVIDCEGKWLLPGFVDCHTHMVWGGSRSNEFEMRLKGASYGEIAAQGGGIASTVSATRAASAEALLAIGLKRAHHFLTQGITCFEVKSGYGLDMDSELKMLSVVREMDRTCPQDIHATFLGAHALPPEYKGRQGAYTDLVVEEMLPAVKAQGVASAVDVFCEKIAFSREETRRIFKTATDMGFGLKLHAEQLSDCDGAALAADFKALSCDHLEYLSPTGAKAMAENGVIPVLLPGAFHYLKEIKIPPMELFRSLDMPMALATDLNPGTSPVFNMTLVLNLACILFGMTCEEAIAGATLHGARALGINGTKGSLEPGKDADITLWDMEAPSDLCYLSGLLSPELVVTGGKIEYKN, translated from the coding sequence ATGCCCGACCGCTTCCCCTCCCTTTGTGACCTGCTCTTTACCCATGCCAACCTGGCCACCATGGCCGCGGGCAAGTACCATATTAAGAAAGATGCGGCCCTGGCCGTATCGGGAAAAACCATTGCCTGGATCGGCGCCATGGCGAACCTACCCGAAGAGGCGGCCAGCCTGGCCAAGACGGTCATCGACTGCGAAGGGAAATGGCTACTGCCCGGATTCGTGGACTGCCACACCCACATGGTTTGGGGCGGTTCCCGTTCCAATGAGTTCGAGATGCGCCTCAAGGGCGCCTCCTATGGGGAGATCGCGGCCCAGGGCGGTGGGATCGCCTCAACGGTCAGCGCCACCCGCGCGGCATCGGCCGAAGCGCTCCTGGCCATCGGCCTCAAACGAGCGCATCATTTTCTGACCCAGGGCATCACCTGTTTTGAAGTAAAATCCGGCTACGGCCTGGACATGGATTCAGAGCTGAAAATGCTTTCCGTGGTTAGAGAAATGGATCGAACCTGTCCTCAGGATATCCATGCTACTTTTTTGGGCGCCCATGCCCTGCCCCCGGAATACAAAGGCCGCCAAGGCGCCTACACGGATCTGGTGGTTGAAGAGATGCTACCGGCGGTGAAGGCCCAGGGCGTCGCCTCGGCCGTAGACGTTTTCTGCGAGAAAATCGCCTTTTCCAGAGAAGAGACCCGCAGGATATTCAAGACCGCCACCGATATGGGATTTGGTCTCAAACTGCACGCCGAACAGCTCTCCGACTGTGACGGTGCGGCGCTTGCTGCGGACTTCAAGGCCCTATCCTGCGATCACCTGGAATATCTCTCCCCTACTGGTGCCAAGGCCATGGCGGAAAACGGCGTAATCCCCGTACTTCTTCCCGGCGCCTTTCATTATCTCAAAGAGATCAAGATCCCGCCCATGGAGCTGTTCCGGTCCCTTGACATGCCCATGGCCCTGGCCACGGACCTCAATCCCGGCACCAGCCCGGTGTTCAACATGACCCTGGTTCTCAACCTCGCCTGTATTCTCTTCGGCATGACCTGCGAAGAGGCTATTGCCGGCGCCACCCTGCACGGTGCCCGGGCCCTGGGCATCAATGGAACCAAGGGCAGTCTTGAGCCGGGCAAGGACGCGGACATCACCC